One genomic region from Jiangella sp. DSM 45060 encodes:
- a CDS encoding carbohydrate ABC transporter permease: MSLTTHDHPPATTSTAAGRAGAPNAGGRRRRSDSGWWPLLFAGPFFAGIVVFYLFPIVQTAYFSLTDWGPFGGTTFVGADNWRSLLDDDEFLRALLNTVVYVLVVLLGVPIAVGLAALLNRPTLRGTMVYRTMFFLPYLAMPVAIALVWRLMFNGDYGVINAFLGLFGIDGPYWLSTQGFALVAVAIVGLWMSVGFNIIILSAGLRSIPPELYEAASLDGAGRWAQFVRITVPLLTPSIFFVLVMNVIGGFQLFDLIYAILGNSPVIADTKSLVYLFYDESFVQNNRGYGAVIAFVILLIIAIVTAIQFRLQRRWVHYA; this comes from the coding sequence ATGAGCCTCACCACGCACGACCATCCGCCGGCCACGACCAGTACTGCGGCCGGCCGGGCGGGTGCGCCGAACGCCGGCGGCCGGCGCCGCCGGTCGGACTCGGGGTGGTGGCCGCTGCTGTTCGCCGGGCCGTTCTTCGCCGGCATCGTGGTCTTCTACTTGTTCCCCATCGTCCAGACCGCGTACTTCAGCCTCACCGACTGGGGACCGTTCGGGGGGACGACCTTCGTCGGCGCCGACAACTGGCGCTCGCTCCTCGACGACGACGAGTTCCTGCGCGCCCTGCTCAACACCGTCGTCTACGTCCTCGTGGTGCTGCTCGGCGTGCCCATCGCCGTCGGCCTCGCCGCGCTGCTGAACCGGCCGACGCTGCGCGGGACGATGGTGTACCGCACGATGTTCTTCCTGCCGTACCTGGCCATGCCGGTGGCCATCGCTCTGGTGTGGCGGCTCATGTTCAACGGCGACTACGGCGTGATCAACGCCTTTCTCGGGCTGTTCGGCATCGACGGGCCCTACTGGCTCTCGACGCAGGGATTCGCGCTCGTCGCCGTCGCCATCGTGGGCCTCTGGATGTCGGTGGGGTTCAACATCATCATCCTCTCGGCCGGCCTGCGCTCGATCCCGCCCGAGCTGTACGAGGCGGCGTCGCTCGACGGAGCCGGCCGGTGGGCGCAGTTCGTCCGCATCACTGTCCCGCTGCTGACCCCGTCCATCTTCTTCGTGCTCGTCATGAACGTGATCGGCGGCTTCCAGCTGTTCGACCTGATCTACGCCATCCTCGGCAACAGCCCGGTCATCGCGGACACCAAGTCGCTGGTCTACCTCTTCTACGACGAGTCGTTCGTGCAGAACAACCGCGGGTACGGAGCGGTGATCGCGTTCGTCATCCTGCTGATCATCGCGATCGTCACGGCGATCCAGTTCCGGCTGCAGCGGAGGTGGGTCCACTATGCCTGA
- a CDS encoding sugar ABC transporter substrate-binding protein, translated as MNKLVAGIAITSGMVLGVAACSGSDGSATADPGEVSGEITYAHWDPNLEPTLDAIIEAFQEEYPDVTVTPIVRPFAQYWTTLQTEASSDTLPDVFWMDMAYFELYAANDQLAPIDDLVESGAIDLSKYPDHLTEFFQVDGAQYAVPKDVDTNAVWINKALFEQAGVPLPSPDWTYDDFRATSKAIHDALGDQGIYGTAFYPAGQTTYWSSVFAYGGSVVTDDGQSGWEEPGGAEGLQIWADIVADGSSPTMQQLSETLADQWFLSGKAAMFPSVGGASIALVASSPNAADFVAVPLPQAERKATVSHALANVVSAQSDNLAAAQAFQAFFAGEEAQRIQAESGIILSAYEGTSDAFVQSHPDLGLQTFVDAIDYSFPYPTTRNSEAWFSEEAVIAGQALAGEITAEEATRQLSDLIDRAVASE; from the coding sequence ATGAACAAGCTCGTCGCAGGCATCGCCATCACGTCAGGCATGGTGCTCGGAGTCGCCGCCTGCTCCGGCAGCGATGGATCGGCCACCGCGGATCCCGGCGAGGTGTCGGGAGAGATCACCTACGCGCACTGGGACCCGAACCTGGAGCCGACGCTCGACGCGATCATCGAGGCGTTCCAGGAGGAGTACCCGGACGTGACGGTCACCCCGATCGTCCGGCCGTTCGCACAGTACTGGACCACCCTCCAGACCGAGGCGTCGTCGGACACCCTTCCCGACGTGTTCTGGATGGACATGGCGTACTTCGAGCTCTACGCGGCCAACGACCAGCTGGCTCCGATCGACGACCTGGTCGAGTCCGGCGCCATCGACCTGTCGAAGTACCCGGACCACCTCACCGAGTTCTTCCAGGTCGACGGGGCGCAGTACGCGGTTCCGAAGGACGTGGACACGAACGCCGTGTGGATCAACAAGGCGCTGTTCGAGCAGGCCGGGGTTCCACTCCCGTCGCCGGACTGGACCTACGACGACTTCCGGGCCACGTCCAAGGCCATCCACGACGCCCTGGGCGACCAGGGCATCTACGGCACCGCGTTCTATCCGGCCGGCCAGACGACCTACTGGAGCTCCGTCTTCGCCTACGGCGGCTCGGTGGTCACCGACGACGGCCAGAGCGGCTGGGAGGAGCCGGGAGGCGCCGAAGGCCTGCAGATCTGGGCCGACATCGTCGCGGACGGGTCGTCGCCGACGATGCAGCAGCTGTCGGAGACGTTGGCCGACCAGTGGTTCCTGAGCGGCAAGGCCGCGATGTTCCCCTCGGTCGGTGGCGCGAGCATCGCCCTGGTCGCGTCCTCGCCCAACGCCGCCGACTTCGTCGCGGTGCCGCTGCCCCAGGCCGAGCGCAAGGCGACCGTCAGCCACGCGTTGGCGAACGTCGTCAGCGCACAGTCGGACAACCTGGCCGCCGCGCAGGCGTTCCAGGCCTTCTTCGCCGGCGAGGAGGCCCAGCGGATCCAGGCGGAGAGCGGCATCATCCTCTCCGCCTACGAGGGGACGAGCGACGCGTTTGTCCAGAGCCACCCGGACCTCGGCCTGCAGACCTTCGTGGACGCGATCGACTACTCCTTCCCGTACCCCACCACGAGGAACTCAGAGGCGTGGTTCTCCGAGGAGGCGGTGATCGCCGGACAGGCGCTCGCGGGCGAGATCACCGCCGAGGAGGCGACTCGACAGCTGAGCGACCTGATCGACAGGGCGGTGGCGTCCGAATGA
- a CDS encoding GNAT family N-acetyltransferase — protein sequence MSAQTRPYRPTDRDDVARVCLRTGAAGGDATGWYSDDTLVPDVAVLPYLEYAPDLALVVDDGERAAGYLVGVADTAAFIEWWRREWAPGFAARHPAPGAPTAHTPQISEALLVEVGGRPEVMRGIPELDAYPAQLHMNLLPELRGQGFGRRLVDEFRAALAARGVPALHLGIDPSNVGARAFYNRLGFHELPSSTPEHPLFGIATTP from the coding sequence ATGAGCGCGCAGACCCGCCCGTACCGCCCGACCGACCGCGACGACGTCGCCCGCGTGTGCCTGCGCACCGGGGCGGCCGGCGGCGACGCGACCGGGTGGTACTCGGACGACACGCTCGTGCCCGACGTGGCCGTGCTGCCGTATCTGGAGTACGCCCCCGACCTCGCCCTCGTCGTCGACGACGGCGAGCGGGCGGCCGGCTACCTGGTCGGCGTCGCGGACACCGCCGCGTTCATCGAGTGGTGGCGGCGCGAGTGGGCGCCCGGCTTCGCCGCGAGGCATCCCGCACCGGGCGCTCCCACGGCACACACGCCTCAGATCAGCGAGGCGCTGCTGGTGGAGGTGGGAGGGCGGCCCGAGGTGATGCGGGGCATTCCCGAGCTCGACGCCTACCCCGCGCAACTGCACATGAACCTGCTGCCCGAGCTGCGGGGGCAGGGGTTCGGCCGGCGCCTCGTCGACGAGTTCCGGGCGGCGCTCGCGGCCCGCGGCGTACCCGCCCTGCACCTCGGCATCGACCCGAGCAACGTCGGCGCCCGCGCGTTCTACAACCGCCTCGGATTCCACGAGCTGCCGTCGAGCACCCCGGAACATCCCCTGTTCGGCATCGCGACCACCCCGTAG
- a CDS encoding cytochrome P450, with protein MSTAPQTQSTGCPYHAAVMPTDGTPFRPSPRFAAWRAEAPATRLTADDGNVGWFVTGYDLARQVLEDTRFSMTHQRHPVGHHVFSDHVMPDSDLVHAFMAGNVLSLDPPQHTRIRRTVVGRFSVRSVRGRLPALRAFIERRLDEIVAAGSTADLFWDFGVPVSVFAHCRVLGIPEHRSGEFADIFAAEELRPGEMVEFARAMLELKRDDLGEDTISDILRSELTDAERLGITAVLMGSGRDAIAFMIPTTTVSLLTNPEQLEVLRRDPSLIRPAVEEFVRFHAMFVSAHPRTVAEDVTLQGIDFRAGESVWVSTVAPNRDGDRFADPDTFDVTRDAYGHIAFGHGIHGCIGQQLARVVIAEAITQLLDRLPSLRLVDAEQLEPLPFAGPLPTYSPGRVHVAW; from the coding sequence ATGAGTACCGCACCACAGACCCAGAGCACGGGGTGCCCCTACCACGCGGCCGTCATGCCCACCGACGGCACGCCGTTCCGTCCGTCGCCTCGGTTCGCGGCGTGGCGGGCGGAGGCGCCCGCGACCCGGCTGACGGCCGACGACGGGAACGTCGGGTGGTTCGTCACCGGGTACGACCTCGCCCGGCAGGTCCTCGAGGACACCCGCTTCAGCATGACTCACCAACGACACCCGGTCGGGCATCACGTGTTCTCCGACCACGTGATGCCCGACAGCGACCTGGTGCACGCCTTCATGGCGGGCAACGTCCTCAGCCTCGACCCGCCCCAGCACACCAGGATCCGCCGGACCGTCGTCGGCCGGTTCTCCGTCCGTTCGGTGCGCGGCCGGCTGCCGGCCCTGCGCGCCTTCATCGAACGACGGCTCGACGAGATCGTCGCCGCCGGGAGCACCGCCGACCTGTTCTGGGACTTCGGTGTCCCCGTCTCCGTGTTCGCCCACTGCCGGGTGCTGGGCATCCCGGAGCACAGGTCCGGTGAGTTCGCCGACATCTTCGCCGCCGAGGAGCTGCGGCCGGGCGAGATGGTCGAGTTCGCCCGCGCGATGCTCGAGCTCAAGCGCGACGACCTCGGCGAGGACACCATCAGCGACATCCTGCGCTCGGAGCTCACCGACGCGGAACGCCTCGGGATCACCGCGGTGCTCATGGGCTCCGGACGCGACGCGATCGCCTTCATGATCCCGACGACCACGGTCTCGCTGCTCACGAACCCCGAGCAGCTGGAGGTGCTGCGGCGCGACCCCTCGCTGATCCGCCCGGCCGTCGAGGAGTTCGTCCGGTTCCACGCGATGTTCGTCTCGGCACATCCGCGCACCGTCGCCGAGGACGTGACCCTGCAGGGGATCGACTTCCGTGCGGGCGAGTCGGTCTGGGTGTCGACGGTCGCGCCGAACCGCGACGGCGACCGGTTCGCCGACCCGGACACCTTCGACGTCACCCGCGACGCCTACGGGCACATCGCGTTCGGTCACGGCATCCACGGCTGCATCGGCCAGCAGCTCGCCCGCGTCGTCATCGCCGAGGCGATCACCCAGCTGCTGGACCGGCTGCCGTCGTTGCGGCTGGTCGATGCCGAGCAGTTGGAGCCGCTGCCGTTCGCCGGTCCGCTGCCCACCTATTCGCCGGGGAGGGTCCATGTCGCGTGGTAA
- a CDS encoding NAD(P)/FAD-dependent oxidoreductase, which produces MTTRPGTVIVGASIAGITTAESLRRAGYDGAITVVGEEPHHPYTRPPLSKQVLTGQWAPADASATTTTDGVELILGTRATGLDTGRRLLLTADGELPYDSLVIATGVSARRPAVAGVHTLRTLDDATALTGALDGASRALVIGAGILGAEIAAGLSKRGLAVTLAGRHRELRFGTVGSLLSPQVVRLHRANGVRLRLGLDVVVLRGDGAVLSDGSELAADVVVTATGSRPNVGWLAGSALRIGDGVVCDPAGRAAPDVYAVGDVARWADASGGTSTRVEHQQHAIEQAHAVAATIATGVATAPGIVPFFWSELHGTRIQAYGRFDGANSLAVVAGDAADGRFVALAARDDVPVGVVGWNLPRAFRDVRARFTSTSAERQLVP; this is translated from the coding sequence ATGACCACGCGGCCCGGAACCGTGATCGTCGGCGCCTCGATCGCCGGCATCACGACGGCGGAGTCGTTGCGCCGCGCCGGCTACGACGGGGCGATCACCGTCGTCGGGGAGGAACCGCACCACCCCTACACCCGCCCGCCGCTGTCCAAGCAGGTCCTGACGGGTCAGTGGGCGCCCGCGGACGCGTCGGCCACGACCACCACCGACGGGGTCGAGCTCATCCTCGGCACGCGCGCCACCGGTCTCGACACCGGCCGGCGGCTCCTGCTGACCGCGGACGGCGAGCTGCCCTACGACTCGCTGGTGATCGCCACCGGCGTCTCCGCCCGCCGGCCCGCGGTCGCCGGCGTGCACACGCTGCGCACCCTCGACGACGCGACCGCGCTCACCGGCGCCCTCGACGGCGCATCCCGTGCGCTGGTGATCGGCGCCGGCATCCTCGGCGCCGAGATCGCCGCGGGCCTGTCGAAGCGCGGACTGGCGGTGACGCTCGCCGGCCGGCACCGGGAGCTGCGGTTCGGCACGGTCGGATCGTTGCTCTCGCCCCAGGTGGTGCGCCTGCACCGGGCGAACGGCGTGCGGTTGCGGCTCGGCCTCGACGTCGTCGTGCTGCGCGGCGACGGCGCCGTGCTGTCGGACGGATCCGAGCTGGCCGCCGACGTCGTCGTGACGGCGACCGGGAGCCGGCCGAACGTCGGCTGGCTGGCCGGGTCGGCGCTGCGGATCGGCGACGGGGTCGTCTGCGACCCGGCCGGCCGGGCGGCCCCGGACGTCTACGCCGTCGGCGACGTCGCGCGCTGGGCGGACGCGTCCGGCGGCACGTCGACCCGGGTCGAGCACCAGCAGCACGCGATCGAGCAGGCGCACGCCGTGGCCGCCACGATCGCCACCGGCGTCGCCACGGCGCCCGGCATCGTGCCGTTCTTCTGGTCCGAACTGCACGGCACGCGCATCCAGGCCTACGGGCGCTTCGACGGCGCGAACTCCCTCGCGGTGGTCGCGGGCGACGCGGCGGACGGCCGCTTCGTCGCGCTCGCCGCCCGCGACGACGTCCCCGTGGGCGTCGTCGGCTGGAACCTGCCACGCGCCTTCCGCGACGTGCGCGCCCGGTTCACCTCCACCTCGGCAGAAAGGCAGCTCGTCCCATGA
- a CDS encoding ferredoxin, with protein MRIDVNEPACVGSGQCALVAEDLFDQDDDGIVVVLADHVAPELEDAARRAAALCPARAIALTE; from the coding sequence ATGAGGATCGACGTGAACGAGCCGGCCTGTGTGGGCTCCGGTCAGTGCGCCCTCGTCGCGGAGGACCTGTTCGACCAGGACGACGACGGCATCGTCGTCGTCCTCGCCGACCACGTCGCGCCCGAGCTCGAGGACGCGGCCCGGCGGGCGGCGGCGCTGTGCCCCGCCCGGGCGATCGCGCTGACGGAGTGA
- a CDS encoding AraC family transcriptional regulator codes for MPVAYEHLEPLYPLGWRYFRFKSPVLPPRMHAHPEFELVQIVSGVGTRLIGDSIEEYQPGDLVLIGPQLAHTYASIPDGGMSEAIVVHFAKSFLGETFFDLPAFASVSTMLAASANGLRFAQPPDTLATLGELAAAEKTVALLHLLVTLSRQPYTSLTTGQSSSGADSSSARRIEAIVAHVHEHYRSAITLQDVAVAVHMNASAASRLFARSTGQTLTRYITVVRLNAACRLLRDTDLPIATIASDSGFGNLSNFNRRFRQVKQTTPKQYRALVRSGRVDMTSREYLPNVKLSRDLLFG; via the coding sequence ATGCCGGTCGCGTACGAGCATCTCGAGCCGCTCTACCCGCTCGGATGGCGCTATTTCCGGTTCAAGTCGCCCGTTCTACCGCCACGGATGCACGCGCATCCGGAATTCGAGCTGGTGCAGATCGTCAGCGGCGTGGGCACCCGTCTCATCGGCGATTCGATCGAGGAGTACCAGCCGGGCGATCTCGTCCTCATCGGCCCGCAGCTCGCCCACACCTACGCGTCGATCCCCGACGGCGGCATGAGCGAGGCGATCGTCGTCCACTTCGCGAAGTCGTTCCTCGGTGAGACGTTCTTCGACCTGCCGGCCTTCGCCAGCGTCAGCACCATGCTGGCGGCGTCGGCCAACGGCCTGCGGTTCGCCCAGCCGCCGGACACGCTGGCGACGCTCGGCGAGCTCGCGGCGGCGGAGAAGACGGTCGCGCTGCTGCACCTGCTCGTCACGCTCAGCCGTCAGCCCTACACCTCGCTCACGACCGGCCAGTCGTCGTCCGGCGCCGACAGCTCGAGCGCCCGGCGCATCGAGGCCATCGTGGCCCACGTGCACGAGCACTACCGCTCCGCCATCACCCTGCAGGACGTCGCCGTCGCGGTGCACATGAACGCGAGCGCCGCGAGCCGCCTCTTCGCCCGGTCGACCGGCCAGACCCTCACCCGCTACATCACGGTCGTGCGCCTCAACGCCGCGTGCCGCCTGCTGCGCGACACCGACCTGCCGATCGCCACCATCGCGTCCGACAGCGGGTTCGGCAACCTCTCGAACTTCAACCGCAGGTTCCGCCAGGTGAAGCAGACGACGCCGAAGCAGTACCGCGCCCTCGTCCGCTCCGGCCGGGTGGACATGACGAGCCGCGAGTACCTGCCGAACGTGAAGCTGAGCCGCGACCTCTTGTTCGGCTGA
- a CDS encoding diguanylate cyclase — MHRLRSWLRGWALWRTPRPSQILIMVVNALAVAVAAVTVVLVPVSIGQNDLVRFGVLAGCAWAATELTRHVEQRRAVAHSPAVAHIDSAAVWVMATTIVLPPALALSMVVLTNVLLWDRVKRRRTPPYRAVYTTSTILLGTSLAVLILATGLNGYPGLPATAVEFGVIALAAAVAWAVNFGLIVAAIASHNPTTSARELFSDLSGQILEAGAAALGVLVAITIVTTPVALPAVLVVIVALHRGSLVTGLEKAASIDAKTGLATSARWHHHAEQLLVRAQEAGTGLGLLMIDLDHFKKINDTYGHLFGDRVLRAVADELRGEVRELDACGRWGGEEFAIVVADIDSDQSLRRIAERVRLRIQGIVLDAPVGEATETVTITASVGGVHHVPDASTTVDDLVAAADSALYEAKRDRNTVRVHLTAPPLPIALAPERAEAPD; from the coding sequence GTGCACCGATTGCGATCGTGGCTCCGGGGCTGGGCGCTGTGGCGCACGCCCCGGCCGAGCCAGATCCTGATCATGGTGGTCAACGCGCTGGCCGTCGCCGTCGCCGCCGTGACCGTCGTCCTGGTGCCGGTGTCCATCGGGCAGAACGACCTGGTCCGGTTCGGTGTGCTGGCCGGATGCGCCTGGGCGGCCACCGAGCTGACCCGGCACGTCGAGCAACGACGAGCGGTGGCGCACTCACCCGCCGTCGCGCACATCGACTCCGCCGCCGTGTGGGTCATGGCCACCACCATCGTGCTGCCGCCGGCGCTCGCCCTGAGCATGGTGGTGCTGACGAACGTGCTGCTCTGGGACCGTGTCAAGCGCCGCCGGACGCCGCCGTACCGCGCCGTCTACACGACGTCAACCATCCTGCTCGGCACCAGTCTCGCCGTCCTCATCCTGGCCACCGGCCTGAACGGCTACCCCGGCCTGCCGGCCACGGCCGTCGAGTTCGGCGTCATCGCCCTCGCCGCCGCCGTCGCCTGGGCGGTCAACTTCGGCCTCATCGTGGCCGCCATCGCCTCCCACAATCCCACGACGTCGGCCCGCGAGCTGTTCTCCGACCTCTCCGGGCAGATCCTCGAAGCGGGCGCGGCCGCGCTCGGCGTGCTCGTCGCCATCACCATCGTCACCACGCCGGTGGCGCTGCCGGCCGTCCTGGTCGTCATCGTGGCGCTGCACCGCGGCAGCCTGGTCACCGGCCTCGAGAAGGCGGCCAGCATCGACGCCAAGACCGGCCTGGCGACGTCCGCGCGCTGGCACCACCACGCCGAGCAGCTGCTGGTCCGCGCCCAAGAGGCCGGCACCGGGCTCGGCCTGCTCATGATCGACCTCGACCACTTCAAGAAGATCAACGACACCTACGGCCACCTGTTCGGCGACCGCGTCCTCCGCGCCGTCGCCGACGAGCTGCGCGGCGAGGTCCGCGAGCTCGACGCGTGCGGCCGCTGGGGCGGCGAGGAGTTCGCCATCGTCGTCGCCGACATCGACAGCGACCAGAGCCTGCGGCGCATCGCCGAACGCGTCCGGCTGCGCATCCAGGGCATCGTCCTCGACGCCCCGGTCGGCGAGGCCACCGAGACGGTGACCATCACCGCCTCCGTCGGCGGCGTCCACCACGTCCCCGACGCCTCCACCACCGTCGACGACCTCGTCGCCGCCGCCGACTCCGCCCTGTACGAGGCGAAGCGCGACCGCAACACCGTCCGGGTCCACCTCACCGCGCCGCCGCTGCCCATCGCCCTGGCGCCGGAACGCGCCGAGGCGCCTGACTGA
- a CDS encoding MFS transporter, translating to MSDSPASFAQVLAVPQFRRLWLAHVFSVVGDQLARVALTVLVYERTNSAGLTALTYALTYLPDFLGGATLAGLADRFPRRSVMVHTDLARAALVALMAVPGMPLLAQAALLFVVQAVASPFASARQSVLADMLPGDQLTAGFALVSMTSQASFAIGFGAGAALVAEFGTSAALLVDVVTFVASAAIIRLGIDLYRPALGAGPRGAATGPPELGYWATVRAGWAVVAGDARLRTLLAVACCAGFYAVPEGLAVPFGDELGGGTAAVAWLLAANPVGTVLGMIGLRFLGPRRRLALLGPMAIGSSLILLPTGWAPGLAVTVVLWTLSGVLSAHDIVAQSTYVRLAPAQSRGQAIGVAVAALRAAQGLAIVAAGLLAQFADAAVIVGVAAAAGTVVTAVAVHRWRRAAAAGPEPLAP from the coding sequence ATGTCCGACTCGCCGGCCTCTTTCGCCCAGGTGCTCGCCGTGCCGCAGTTCCGCCGGCTGTGGCTGGCGCACGTGTTCTCCGTCGTCGGGGACCAGCTGGCGCGGGTGGCCCTGACCGTGCTGGTCTACGAGCGGACGAACTCGGCCGGGCTCACCGCGTTGACCTACGCGCTGACCTACCTGCCCGACTTCCTCGGCGGCGCCACCCTGGCCGGGCTGGCGGACCGGTTCCCGCGGCGCAGCGTCATGGTTCACACCGACCTCGCCCGGGCCGCGCTGGTGGCGCTCATGGCGGTCCCCGGGATGCCGCTGCTGGCCCAGGCCGCGCTGCTGTTCGTCGTCCAGGCCGTGGCGAGCCCGTTCGCCAGCGCGCGGCAGTCGGTGCTCGCCGACATGCTGCCGGGCGACCAGCTCACCGCCGGGTTCGCCCTGGTGTCGATGACGTCACAGGCGTCGTTCGCGATCGGGTTCGGCGCCGGCGCCGCCCTGGTGGCCGAGTTCGGCACGAGCGCGGCCCTGCTCGTCGACGTCGTCACGTTCGTGGCGTCGGCGGCGATCATCCGACTGGGCATCGACCTCTACCGGCCGGCCCTCGGCGCGGGACCGCGGGGCGCCGCGACCGGGCCGCCGGAGCTCGGCTACTGGGCGACGGTACGGGCCGGATGGGCCGTCGTCGCCGGTGACGCGCGTCTGCGCACACTGCTGGCCGTCGCCTGCTGCGCCGGCTTCTACGCCGTCCCCGAGGGTCTGGCGGTGCCGTTCGGCGACGAGCTGGGTGGCGGCACCGCGGCGGTGGCCTGGCTACTGGCGGCCAACCCGGTCGGAACCGTGCTCGGCATGATCGGGCTGCGCTTCCTCGGCCCGCGGCGGCGGCTGGCGCTGCTCGGGCCGATGGCCATCGGCAGCAGCCTGATCCTGCTGCCCACCGGATGGGCGCCCGGCCTCGCCGTGACGGTGGTCCTCTGGACGCTGAGCGGGGTGCTGTCGGCGCATGACATCGTCGCCCAGTCGACCTATGTGCGCCTGGCGCCCGCGCAGAGCCGTGGGCAGGCGATCGGGGTCGCCGTCGCCGCGCTGCGGGCAGCCCAAGGCCTGGCGATCGTCGCCGCAGGTCTGCTGGCGCAATTCGCCGATGCCGCCGTGATCGTCGGCGTGGCCGCCGCGGCAGGCACGGTGGTGACCGCCGTCGCCGTCCACCGGTGGCGGCGTGCGGCCGCGGCCGGTCCGGAGCCACTGGCGCCGTAG
- a CDS encoding mechanosensitive ion channel family protein — protein sequence MRDFLSGMSFTAWDVVLALAVIVAAWLCARYARRAADRILAGVRVPDDLRRAGVRLTGYVVIFLGVGIALSLLGASIQPVLAVAILLAVVAFLALRGIADNVAAGIVIQTRRPVRIDDTIEALGYTGRVRELNSRSVIIETTDGRVVHLPNQKLLDNPFVNHSATGRNASELQVRIGGDAEEGTAELIAGLLAQTPGVLADPPPRVLVRAVEPRRTTLSVTCWHRPSDGAAVVSAAVTAIGRRLAAPGRAVSVVAPPPAPALVPPPEV from the coding sequence ATGAGGGACTTCCTCTCCGGCATGTCGTTCACCGCCTGGGACGTGGTCCTGGCCCTCGCCGTCATCGTGGCGGCGTGGCTCTGCGCCCGGTACGCGCGCCGTGCGGCCGACCGCATCCTCGCCGGCGTGCGGGTGCCGGACGATCTGCGGCGCGCGGGCGTCCGGCTCACCGGCTACGTCGTCATCTTCCTCGGCGTGGGGATCGCACTGAGCCTGCTCGGCGCCTCGATCCAGCCGGTGCTGGCGGTGGCGATCCTGCTGGCGGTGGTCGCCTTCCTGGCCCTGCGCGGCATCGCCGACAACGTCGCCGCCGGCATCGTCATCCAGACCCGCCGGCCGGTCCGGATCGACGACACGATCGAGGCGCTCGGGTACACCGGCCGCGTCCGCGAGCTCAACAGCAGGTCCGTCATCATCGAGACGACGGACGGGCGGGTCGTGCACCTGCCCAACCAGAAGCTCCTCGACAACCCGTTCGTCAACCACAGCGCGACCGGCCGCAACGCCTCCGAGCTGCAGGTACGGATCGGCGGTGACGCGGAGGAAGGGACGGCGGAGCTGATCGCCGGCCTGCTGGCGCAGACGCCGGGGGTGCTCGCCGACCCGCCGCCACGGGTCCTGGTCCGCGCCGTCGAACCGCGCCGGACCACGCTGTCGGTCACCTGCTGGCACCGGCCGTCCGACGGCGCGGCGGTGGTGTCGGCGGCGGTGACGGCGATCGGCCGGCGGCTGGCCGCGCCGGGCCGCGCGGTCTCCGTCGTCGCGCCGCCGCCCGCGCCAGCACTGGTGCCGCCGCCGGAGGTGTAG